One window of the Carnobacterium maltaromaticum DSM 20342 genome contains the following:
- a CDS encoding DUF5067 domain-containing protein, producing MKNVKKLGLGLFIMSLAGVALGCSSDTSTKKAETKKEDKTEEVKKDQATDSGDLGDFHVAIQDFSRGQDFEGSEVGIVQYEFTNNSEDNQMFTVAISPKVFQNGVALDSAVMTEDGFSDGLTEIQPGAKITIKTAYKLADTENPVSVEVSPTFSLKDEKLTKEFTLQ from the coding sequence ATGAAAAATGTAAAAAAATTAGGTTTAGGTTTGTTCATTATGAGTTTGGCAGGTGTCGCTTTGGGCTGTAGTTCAGACACTTCAACTAAAAAAGCAGAGACAAAAAAAGAAGATAAAACTGAGGAAGTAAAAAAAGACCAAGCAACGGATAGCGGTGATTTAGGTGACTTCCATGTTGCCATTCAAGATTTTTCTAGAGGACAAGATTTCGAAGGCTCTGAAGTTGGAATTGTACAATATGAGTTCACAAATAATAGTGAAGACAATCAAATGTTCACAGTTGCAATTAGTCCTAAAGTCTTTCAAAATGGTGTTGCCTTAGATAGCGCTGTTATGACTGAAGATGGTTTTTCTGATGGCTTAACTGAAATTCAACCTGGTGCTAAGATTACGATTAAAACAGCCTATAAATTGGCAGATACTGAAAACCCAGTTTCCGTCGAAGTCAGCCCTACCTTTAGCTTAAAGGATGAAAAATTGACGAAAGAATTTACTTTACAGTAA
- a CDS encoding serine/threonine-protein kinase, translated as MNLEKGHYKEIEALTEKENGPVLVRNIQTKEFFVRKKYALTLQNRLEKLSLITHPHLPKIEEIVTSNNELWLYEEFIHGKNLQEYIQLNQQLPTETTLEIAKSVTEALVVLHEKNLIHRDIKLTNIMISNDGVIKLIDFDAIRFYDGTKDTDTVNLGTLGFAAPEQFGFAETDERSDIYSLGVVLNVCLTKNYPKDQLTTNVYLKDIVQKSINLDPSNRFQSAKDMQAAIHQQLTLLKIEKNHPKQNPKVSVEKKRLVPKTSIQKTVTKEQSNFIRHYVPGFRTNQLWKKVIACFGYLCIFLLYSIMLSRGTPLDRFLEGITYTVLFIFPLIILTNFLSIKKWIPFIHSNKLWAVCCGWLLVGICWFFLSGITIQTFENLYSPEFIEQRELNSTDSKT; from the coding sequence ATGAATTTAGAAAAAGGACACTATAAAGAGATTGAAGCCTTGACAGAAAAAGAAAATGGACCTGTTTTGGTGCGTAATATTCAAACAAAAGAATTTTTTGTTCGAAAAAAATACGCTCTGACATTACAAAATCGTTTAGAAAAACTTAGTTTAATTACTCACCCTCATCTACCTAAAATTGAAGAAATCGTGACTTCAAACAATGAACTTTGGCTATATGAAGAATTTATCCACGGGAAAAATTTACAAGAATATATCCAATTGAATCAACAATTGCCTACTGAAACTACTTTAGAAATTGCTAAAAGTGTGACAGAAGCTTTAGTAGTCCTCCATGAAAAAAACTTGATTCACCGAGACATAAAACTAACCAATATTATGATTTCAAATGATGGTGTGATTAAGTTAATTGACTTTGATGCAATTCGTTTCTATGATGGAACAAAAGATACTGATACTGTTAACTTAGGTACACTAGGCTTTGCTGCTCCAGAACAATTTGGTTTTGCCGAAACAGATGAACGTAGTGATATATATTCACTTGGCGTCGTATTGAATGTTTGCTTAACAAAAAATTATCCAAAAGATCAGCTGACAACAAATGTTTATTTGAAGGATATTGTCCAAAAATCGATTAACCTGGATCCAAGCAATCGATTCCAATCCGCTAAAGATATGCAAGCTGCTATTCATCAACAACTTACTCTTTTGAAGATAGAAAAGAATCACCCAAAACAGAATCCAAAAGTATCGGTAGAAAAAAAGCGACTCGTTCCTAAAACATCTATTCAAAAAACCGTTACAAAAGAGCAATCAAATTTTATTAGGCATTATGTACCTGGCTTTCGTACCAATCAACTATGGAAAAAGGTCATCGCTTGTTTTGGCTATCTTTGTATTTTTCTTCTCTACTCTATCATGCTTTCTAGAGGTACGCCGCTAGACCGCTTTTTAGAAGGTATCACTTATACAGTTCTTTTTATCTTTCCTCTTATTATTTTGACTAACTTTCTCTCAATAAAAAAATGGATTCCTTTTATCCACTCCAATAAGCTCTGGGCGGTTTGTTGTGGCTGGCTATTGGTTGGTATCTGTTGGTTTTTCCTTAGTGGAATCACTATTCAAACCTTCGAAAACCTATACTCCCCTGAGTTTATTGAACAAAGAGAACTAAACTCGACTGATTCTAAAACATAA